The nucleotide sequence AATGCGCAAGGCTGAGAGGATCATGATCATGCACTGCTAAAGTACTACCCATGTAATTACTGAGATCATAATCATTAGATGGCTCATAATTATCAGCTGACTCCTCATAGAACCAAGCTGGATTTTGGTCAAAAACATAACTAGCTTGGTCCAAATCATGTGTATTTTCCATTATAGGTTTGTTCCCCACTAGTTCTCATTGATGGCAAATGATGGCAAAATGTTTGGAAGTGGTGAAAATTTCGGAGATTTTCTATTGAAAAAATCCATCATTTCTTAGTCTTGCAGAGgatattttttaaggaaaactaacaaaaaatccaaaaaaaactttagttttaatgaaaatgacaaataaagctaaagtgaatagtaccagaaaaagttaaaaatatggtttttcgttaaaagtgaacagtaccaggagtgttttgttaaaactccttttttttttttttttttttttttaatcttaacaTGAACAACCCTACAATCTATTCTACTCTCATAGTCTCACTATTTCCAAATGGTAAAGGCCAAGAGAGAGGTGTCCGGCTGAATGTTACCTGAACAAGTAGATGACGAATAAtcaagagacagagagaggaaCGTAAGAGGATCTTCGTCCATTGGGTCGGATATCTGATCTCCTCTATCACTGACTGCCGAACCCTGGGAGAGTACTGAGAGATTATTAGAATGAGTTTGACGCACAAGTCTGCGATGAGTTTGATGCGCAACTCTGCGAGGAGTTTGATGCGCAAGGCTGAGACGACCATGATCAAGCACTGCCATAGTACTACCGATGGAATTACTGTGATTATAATCATTAGATGGCTCCTCATAGAACCGAGCTGGATGTTGTTCAAAAACATAACTAGCTTGGTCCAAATCATGCGTATTTTCCTTCATAGGTTTGTTCCACACTAGATTAACCATTGTTCTCATTGATGACCTATAATAATCAGATTTTCTTGAAAATTGAAGCACTATAACTTCAACTTTATCCCCACTTTGCAATTTGAGCTTATCGTTCGATAGTTGTCCTTGCCAAAGTATGTGCCAAAGATTATAGTTTGAAGGCTTATCCCAATATCCGCTGCCAAAGTAAGCCTGCAACTTAGTACCCTTGGTATGATTTATAACAGTAATGCCAAATTCAAAATTACTTTCAAATGCATATTTGTGCAAGAAGCACAGAGTCAGCCCTTCAAAAGTACGACCATCATTCGGGGGAATATCAAAACTGACTGTATTGCCATGGTTAACAAACTCAAACCAATCAGGAATAAAATTCCCATAAAGTAAAATGCCACCAAATCCGCACGAAGTCCATCCCTACATATACAATGCAAgtgtcatatatatacatgtaaacgtgtgtttgtgtgtgcatgtgcaCGATAGGAAGgcaatgagagagagagtgagataCCTGTAGGATGTTCTTCCCAAAATCAGCTATGAGATTGGTGCAGTTACTCATATCAATCAATGTCATGAAGTTTAATGACTTATCCAAGCCTGGAACCTCAATGAGTTTGGGTGAATCACTTACCTTCAACTCTCTCATATTTGACATTTTCGAAAAATTGGGCATTGTTTCCAATGCAGGACAATTAGCGGCATacagaaatttcaaatttgttggTAAATCAGGGATTGTACGAAGGTTAAAGCAGTCATCTaacctcaatgtttcaagctttGTAAGACCACTTAGGCTGAGTAGGGTATGAAAATCATTCCCTCGAAGATCCAAAACTTGTAAAGAAATTAGACTCCCAAGATCCCCAGGGATTGCATCATGTGCTAATTTCACACCTTTTAGGGATAAAAGAGTGAGATTCTTCAATCTAACTATGGAAGATGGTATTTGTCTTATGGCTGTATGCTCTGCTTCAAGTATTCTCAATGATTTCATCTCCCCTAAATCCTCATGCACTTCTCTCAATTTAGAACATCCAGTAAGAAGAAGCGTCTCAAGAGATTTCAACTTATAGAAATCCCTTGGAAGAGAACTAAGCTTTTCGCATTCTTTAAGGTTCACCAAAGAAAGTTTTTGAAGTTGACCAATGGAGGGGTGAATCTCGGACAAACTCACACAACCTTCCAGTATCAACTCTTCAAGCTTTGGGACTTGTGAAAAGTCCGGTGATTTAATTAGAGATAGGGAATAACTGAGATTCAGGATTTTCAACCTCTCTAGCAACTGTTACAGAAaaccaaaggaaaattgaaattaatatcCATAAAGAAgaagtcataaaaaaaaaaaggaaatccaaaaacaaatagaaacaGAACATCATCATGTGTAATTGATCGTACCTTATAACCCTCCCAAACTTGTACCACTTCGCTGGACTGCAAATCTAAAACAACTAGTCTTGGTTGATCAAAAAAGTCATCTGGTATGGACTTTAAAGGGAATCCTTCCCAACACAACCATAGTAACTCTTTGGGAAGATGTTTGTATTCTCCATTGAGTTGAACGTATTTGAGATGAAGGAATCTCAGTTTCTTCATATTGGCAAATGCTTCTGTACTGAAACTAGGCATGCTAGAGCTTCGAGGCCAAGGATAAGGGAAATTGAGAGCAAGCCATTCAACTTCTTCAGTTCCCTGTTAACAAAAGGATATATTCATGTGTAAGAAACggattatttgcatatatttacATGTATTATTATTCATTAGGCAAAATCACCTACGGTGATTATATTTACACATAAATGTTGTTTAGTGTATAATAGACATACGTgcgttatatatattttttcaagcAGGATGCATTATGCATAATTTTATTGGGAATGTACTCACAGATTTATTTCTCAAGACTTCGGCGGCCTCTTGACGGTTCCACAACCTACTCCATTTTCCAGGGTGATCAAGagatttttcagaaatgattaCTCTAGCCATTTCTTGAAGCAAATCATGCATATTCAACTTGTTGTCTTCAACAGTTAGAAGACATCGTTCACGGAGGACACTAATTCCTATTGTTGCAGAAAATCCGCATCTATGTAATCTTTTTGCAACAAAGTCCTTGTCCTCTCCAATAAAGAAACAAGATATGTCAAGAAATATAGCCTTCTCTGAATGACGTAGCCCATCAAAGCTTATTCTGAGTCGATTTACAATGTTTTCATCTGGATATCTTCCCAATTCCTCCAATTGACTTTCCCACTCTACCAACGATCTTTTAATCAAAAGAGATCCTAAAACTTCAAGAGCTAGTGGTAAACCTCCACAGTAAGAAACAACCTTTTCTGAAACTTCAAGATATCCTTGATCAggacaaatatttttaaagGCATGCCAACTAAATAGCTCaagagcttcttcttcattcattttcttaacCTGAAATTTTTCGTTCACATTTAGTAGTAGACGTTCATCTCGTGTCGTTATGATAATTCTACTTCCAGGACCAAACCAATCGTGACTTCCAACTATTGCATCCAGTTGTTCCTTTTTATCTATGTTGTCCACGATGACAAGTATCTTTCTATTTGAAAATTGTTCTTTTATCAGGCCGATACCATCGTCAACACAGCTTATTTCACGCTTCTTTTTCAAGATGTcagaaataagttttttttgcACATCAACCAGATCATGTTTACTTGTAGCATCGCGAACGTCGGCAAGGAAACTTTTGAATTCAAACTGAGGATGAATTTGGTTATAAATGGCTTTGGCAGCTGTTGTTTTACCCAATCCACCC is from Pyrus communis chromosome 10, drPyrComm1.1, whole genome shotgun sequence and encodes:
- the LOC137746887 gene encoding disease resistance protein RUN1-like, with the translated sequence MTAHEASSSSYSQSKLWKYDVFLSFRGEDTRYGFTSHLHAALKARGYQVFIDEDDLPRGEEIKEKLFRAIEESRISVIIFSKRYADSSWCLDELVKIMECRSELQRRVLPIFYHVDPSHVMKQDGDLVEAFQNHEKDIREEKDDKKREAKQERLKLWGEALTKAANLSGYHLKNASNGPEAEFIKKIIDENICKWLTSTNKLHVAKHTVGINSRIQDIISYLSSGGSNDVLMVGIWGMGGLGKTTAAKAIYNQIHPQFEFKSFLADVRDATSKHDLVDVQKKLISDILKKKREISCVDDGIGLIKEQFSNRKILVIVDNIDKKEQLDAIVGSHDWFGPGSRIIITTRDERLLLNVNEKFQVKKMNEEEALELFSWHAFKNICPDQGYLEVSEKVVSYCGGLPLALEVLGSLLIKRSLVEWESQLEELGRYPDENIVNRLRISFDGLRHSEKAIFLDISCFFIGEDKDFVAKRLHRCGFSATIGISVLRERCLLTVEDNKLNMHDLLQEMARVIISEKSLDHPGKWSRLWNRQEAAEVLRNKSGTEEVEWLALNFPYPWPRSSSMPSFSTEAFANMKKLRFLHLKYVQLNGEYKHLPKELLWLCWEGFPLKSIPDDFFDQPRLVVLDLQSSEVVQVWEGYKLLERLKILNLSYSLSLIKSPDFSQVPKLEELILEGCVSLSEIHPSIGQLQKLSLVNLKECEKLSSLPRDFYKLKSLETLLLTGCSKLREVHEDLGEMKSLRILEAEHTAIRQIPSSIVRLKNLTLLSLKGVKLAHDAIPGDLGSLISLQVLDLRGNDFHTLLSLSGLTKLETLRLDDCFNLRTIPDLPTNLKFLYAANCPALETMPNFSKMSNMRELKVSDSPKLIEVPGLDKSLNFMTLIDMSNCTNLIADFGKNILQGWTSCGFGGILLYGNFIPDWFEFVNHGNTVSFDIPPNDGRTFEGLTLCFLHKYAFESNFEFGITVINHTKGTKLQAYFGSGYWDKPSNYNLWHILWQGQLSNDKLKLQSGDKVEVIVLQFSRKSDYYRSSMRTMVNLVWNKPMKENTHDLDQASYVFEQHPARFYEEPSNDYNHSNSIGSTMAVLDHGRLSLAHQTPRRVAHQTHRRLVRQTHSNNLSVLSQGSAVSDRGDQISDPMDEDPLTFLSLSLDYSSSTCSAWFYEESADNYEPSNDYDLSNYMGSTLAVHDHDPLSLAHSRFFLPSGIFLAGPHIQPQTRPENLPALFQPQGPRVGDGGDQISGPMEEDLLVRLSLPFHHWKPESPAVSDRGYQIADPMDEDPLTSLYLSLDHWKPQGPAVSYRGDQIADPMDKDPRTSLSLSLDDWKPQGLAVSDRGDQISGPMKEDLDRLFWSVDYQPCASNLSETCASNSF